The genomic stretch AGTCTGAAGGGTTTCTCTCGTGTTGTTAACATCCCAAGTTAAGTTGTTCCACCAGTGTGTTTCTCCTCTTACTTCTCTGACCCTGTGAGCGTTATTTGAGCTAATGGGTAGATTCTTGAGAAGGTTGCATCGTATCACTTCCACATGTTCCAGACATCCCCATGACACTTTTTGGCTACATAAACTCTTCAACTGCGGAAGATTCCTTAGCTTTATGACACGCAGAGCAGGTACCACAGAAGCAGAGGTTGGAACTTCCCCTGGAGAATAGTCGAACAGCTCCTGAAGCCTTTCACAAAAGCTAACATGTATCTCTTGTAGGTTCGGCAGGAAACAGATGAAGTTCCCTAATGAGAGAAGGCATTTGAGCCGGCTACATCTGCTGACTTCTAGATGTTTCAGTGTCTCAAATCTCAACCCCAGGTGACCAACGAGCTCTCTAATGGTTCCCAGGTTTACACGACGCAGATGAAGTTCTTCAAGGTTAGGTATAAGATCCAGCTGTGCAACACATCCACCAGCGGGTCTTATACTTCCACCAAAACCCTCTACCGTTAGAGATCTCAACATGTTGAAGCTACTCGTGCTATCGATCACCAAGTTCTCCAGCATCTCATTGAGACCCCAACAATGGTTCATCACTAGAGAAGTTGTCTTCGTTAGCAACCATCCAATGAATGCTTCTGAAACATTGAGACTACTAATTGTCACTCTCCGCTTGTCATGTCTAGAAGGTAAAGAGTTTGCTGTTGGACCGATAAACAACTGAAACTTCTTTAACCTTTCTATCCAAGGAATTGTACTCAGGGGAGAGAGGTGGGACACATACAACTCTGATTGAGAGGATTGATAAACGTTGGAGGCAAGCAATCTCTTCAAGTGTTGCTTGCCCTTCTTGAGTTTGTCCTTGGACGCCCCAGTGGAAATGACTAAGGGTCATGTCTAGAACCTCTAAACTTGACAACTGTGGGATGGTTCCTGCTGGAATGCTTTCGAGGTGATGTGTACGGGAAAGGTCAAGTAGTCTCAAGCTCTTCAATGTTTCCAACCCTTTTGGTGTTTCCTTTATTGGAGTGGCACAAAGATCCAGAACTTGAATTTTTGCCAAGCTTTCAAGAGAAGGAACTTCTTCAAGGTAGTAGCAGTCTTTCAAGATGAGAGATCTGAGTTCATGAAGCTCGCTGAGGGAATGGGGTAATGACTTTATGCGTGTCCCACTTAGATTCAGAATCCGAAGTGCTGGGAAAGATATCAAGAACCCCACAGGCAACTCTTCCAGGTGAAAGTTTCCATGTAGCAGCAAAGCTGAGAGTTCAACACACTCTACCACTTGATTTGGAAGCCTAGTAAGCTTATTATTCATCAAAGAAACTCTTCGGATAGAAGGAACAAACTTCTCATGTGGAAACTCGCACAAGCCTATACCAGACATGACAAGAGAGTGACTACCATCTCGTGAGGAAGACATGACCCAAATGGCAAAATCGCGAACCACATCATGCATCTTAACCGTGTCACCATGAGCACCCTCTTCAAGTAAGCAAGAGTCTTTCAGATTCTCTGCCAGAGTGATTCCTTGGTTCATTAAGTAGCCATGGTTTTGTGTTTCATCAATGAATCCTTCGGCAATCCAGTACCTCACGAGCTCAGCTACTTCTATGGAGTAATCCTCTGGAAATAAGGCACAGAAGAGGAAGCAAGATTTCATATTTGGCTCGAGCAAGTCGTAGCTCAATTTCAAAGGCTGGTAGATCTTTTCTTCAATACTCTTGACATAAGGCACCGAACTCTTGAGTTCTTCAAAGGCATGTTCCCACAGCTCGACCATCTTCTTCCCTCGCATAGCCATTCCAACCGTGATGATAGCCAAAGGCAATCCACCACATTCCCGAGAAACCTCTTTTGCTATAGGTTCAACACAATCTAATCTAGTTACTTCTCCAGCGTTTTTACAAAACAATTGCcaagcttcttcttcacatAAGCAATCCACTCTGAAGTCAATATCCGTTTTGATGCTCTGGCAAACCTCTAAAAATCTAGAAGTCAAGACAATCTTTGAAGCCTTGTGTATATTTGTGTCTGGAATCCCCAACTGGTCTAGATCAATGGGTTTCCAGACATCATCAAGAATGAGAAGAAATCTACTCACTTTCTCAAGCCTTCCATATATCCGTTTCGCCAGCGTTTCCTCGCTTTCGCCTAGTTTCACTTCCATATCCAATCTTTCAGCGATTTGCTTCAGGACCCTTCCCAATTCAAACTCTTTTGAGACTGTAGCCCATATCACCATACCCAAAGGCTGCGTATCAGCTTCTTTCCATAGCTTATTGTTCAGTTCCCTGACTAGTGTTGTTTTCCCAACTCCACCCATGCCCCAAATACCCATCTTTTGAACATCATCTCTCATCAAACAGTTTAGAACTTTGACTAACATCTCTGATGCTCTTGTTTGATCAGCGATGGAGGGTCCAAGGATTTTTTCAACTAGAGATCTGCCTTCAAAAGAGAATATGTCGAGAAGTTCTACGCCTTGCTTCTGAAGCTTCTTGACTTTCTCAAGAACTACCGCGAGTTTTTTACTCCGCTTACATCTCAAGGACAGAGCACATGAAACACGCCCTTCCTGAATTGAATTTGCTTCAGAGACAATCTCTTCCACATCTCTTAGCCATCTCCTCAGTTGCACATGCAAGGACTTCCCTTTGATCTCCAAGGTTTTGAGGTCTTGTTCCACTTTGTCCTGAACATCAACAAGGCCATTGAGCGCATTCTCTAAAGCTTTGATGTTTGACTTGAACCGGATGGTATTAATGGCTCGAGTATAGGTTGATCTGGATATACCACGCCCTGCCTCTGCCAAGAAAGAACCCAAAGCTGAGCCCAGACAATCCATGACAAAGAGTTTCACAGagagatttataaaaaaaaaagataagaaggAATGACAATAAGAAATGTGAGGAACCACTGATCAAATATCAACCAGATAAAACCACTACGAGGCACCATTGACTTCTTAATGGGTCTCCTTAGTATAGAAAggatcaaataaaaattatgttgaCACTAGATGGTcttcataaataaataacaagaCTTTGATGTTGATGCCTTTGATTTAGCCATCTACGAGTTGGCATTTGAAGTTTCCAACAACTTTACTTGAAGACTTATTCctcgttttattttaaaacttctaGCAAGACTTTGGGTATATTCATCGAAACTTTCTAATTGGTTGTTGAACTTTTCAGAAATAATAGAAACTCTTATTTGGTTAACTCGTGCTTTAACACTAGTTCAGACTTATTCAACTTATCTTCTTTCAAATGTCAACTTAGAACCCAATCCCACTTTctaagaaagataaaaaaagaaagaaagaaatatgaAGTACTCACAAGTGAGTTTGCAGTCTTTTCTCTGTGCCTTTTCCAACCTCACTGCTCAACTTTGGAACGAAACTTTCTGAATCCCGTTGCTATTTCATAAGTTTTTCAGGGCCATGGAGTCATCTGCTCGGCATTGGAGAACCATCAGCTCTCCCTTTGGACTGAGTTATCTCTTAAAGGACGCAATAGATCAGCATCTTCCCTTTCAGTTCCTTAATGTGAGAAACTTGGAGAGGAAAACAGAAGGCTGAGATAACTGTATATAACCCCCCACCTTTAGTTTCTTCAGTCATTCATGCTGTAAATAAGAACAAAAAGCTAAGTGGGTTTAACAAGGGATTGTCTGAGAAACTTATTGAACactcatatatatgtatatctgcAAAGAACCATGTACGAGCTTAGCCCCAATGGATTATTTTAGGAAGTCCCTAACTCTCACAAGCTACCTTTAACAACTAAAATCCACAATAACAGTTAAGTCTATCTAGATGCTAATATTTGCCTCTAACTAACATACGTGACAAGCTCGAGCTGGAAACTATGGCAAGCAACGAAATATGTTGTGTGGATATATATCCATATTGATCTAACCGATGGCAAAATGCATCAAACTCGAAACACCCCTGACAGTATACAACAGGAAAAACGAAAACCATAGCTAACTCAATCTTGTTCCTCAAACACCTAAAATCTTAAGCAAGAATCAACCACATAAAGTATAGAACAAAAGCAGCAGAATCAACTTGCATTCTAAACCCAGAAAGCAGCTTAAAGCAAAGGAAGAAAGGTTACATTACATATCATTTGCTCACTGACCGTTTCCCTGGAGCTGGAGAGCCATAAACTGTGTGGCAAAGAGATAGTTCCTTCGATGTTATTACTAACAAACACTGTAAGCAAATTCACCCAAGAGAACTAAAAGTTTTTCACCATTTTCATCGTTCCAAAACCCAATTTTACTAAACACTTCGAAATTCGATCAAAATTGAAGTTTTTAAACCATAAACTTGACGATTATGATCGAGAATCCAGAACTTTACTTTTGGGAGCTGATTTCGTTACGTAAACGGATGAAAATAACACTGTACAATATTGTGGGGAAGGTTCTTCTCGTAAAGAAGAAAATTTTGTATTTGGACAATTTTTAGCCCATTACGTTTTTTTGGGTCCATAAGCGTGAATGGCCTTTTTTGGACCAAAAGAAAAGGGTGAAAACTATTCTTTTAAAACTCAACTTTTTTTCCAATAGGAACAACAGAAATGAAACTAGGTCGAATATTAGCCCTGCTTAGGTTGCGATTCTGATGCTAATGTTTGTTAGATTAGACATCAACCTTCCTCAACTGGTGAGTCTCTGTAATACTCCCTCTCAAGCCTCATAGCAAGGGTCGATGCTTGAATGGCACACGTCAAGGTTAACAATATAGGCAGTCGTCGGATTATGTTTCTCCCTAAATTTGGTCACTAGTTACTGTTTGTTTTAAACCTGTATAGATATTAGCTTGTATTAACCTAAAGAGTCTATTTTCTCCACTTTCATCTTTGTATAAGAATAATTTATGTGTTAAAAACAATACATTAGTGCTCTAAAATCAATCGACAAGCATTAATAGAGTATactaatcatattatatttgttaAGTATACATCACCATATATAAGATCTCTATTATTGGTTTTGTAATCTATTTTGGTGCAAAACCTAGTAAACATCATACTTGATAcacttgaacaaaaaaaaagtaaaacttatattttattacGGAGTAGTGCTTATTACATTAGCCTCAAGCTACCATTacactaatatttttttctgatagTAACGCACGATGCCTATGTGTTGTTAAATATACATCAACAACCATATTATTGATGATCATCGTGGGATAACACTAGCTAGGATTTAGTAAGGAGGAAAGAAAGGGATGGCAATGAAGGGACATGTTCCAATTCGTTGCATGTTGCAAACGTTAGGCAAGTTCTTAGCGATCTTATAGATGCGGGTCGACTGGATTGGTCCGTGCTGTCCCTGCATCCTAACTGCTTTGGCTGCTTGTTTCAAAGTAGGGCAGACGCACTCTTGGTCTTCCTGGTACAGCTCGTTACAGCATTGCTGGCGTAGCGACGGCCCTTGCTGAGGACCCCATTGGTTTTCGCTGAAGGGTGATCCCGCAAGTTGCTGGCGGATCCATCGCTGGCAAGCTCTTAGGTGTTGCTCTTGCTGAAACTCCCTCTGTCATTTCCTTGGTGGACCGAATGGGTTTGTATCGTCATCCAATTCGACGACGGTGCGGTAGATGGATGCGTTGGTGAGGAGGACGCAGAAGGCAAGAGTTGCGCATACGAGGAAGAGCTTGGTAGCCATTTGCTatctgtgtgtgtgtttcttGTGTTTTGGTTTTTGAGTGAAGAATGTAGCGAAGGGTTGGGTGGGTATTTATGGACAAGATAGGTGTTATGCATGGAGATCACGTGTAACATTGCATGCAtgtatttgtgtgtttttgtgagagagagaagctACAAGGTTGTTGTCGGGATTAGATGTTGGAAACTCGAGTGTAGAGGAATGACAAGTGATGAATAACACCTGCATGTTGATCTTGTCTTGGATTTTAATTAATACTTAAAAGCAAAGCCGGGTGATAACGGTAAAGAATTGATCATCATTAATGAATACTCAATAGAATAGTTACAGAATCATAACATTCCATTCATAGTGATATTATATTTCATCGTGTTCCTCTTTTCCATTACCTACACCGACCATATACACTCATTATAGGATTGGATATGTTAGTTTAATTGGATTTTGGTTGTTTAGAGTTGAATCTGGTTTTGCC from Raphanus sativus cultivar WK10039 unplaced genomic scaffold, ASM80110v3 Scaffold1713, whole genome shotgun sequence encodes the following:
- the LOC130504641 gene encoding LOW QUALITY PROTEIN: disease resistance protein At4g27190-like (The sequence of the model RefSeq protein was modified relative to this genomic sequence to represent the inferred CDS: deleted 1 base in 1 codon); this encodes MDCLGSALGSFLAEAGRGISRSTYTRAINTIRFKSNIKALENALNGLVDVQDKVEQDLKTLEIKGKSLHVQLRRWLRDVEEIVSEANSIQEGRVSCALSLRCKRSKKLAVVLEKVKKLQKQGVELLDIFSFEGRSLVEKILGPSIADQTRASEMLVKVLNCLMRDDVQKMGIWGMGGVGKTTLVRELNNKLWKEADTQPLGMVIWATVSKEFELGRVLKQIAERLDMEVKLGESEETLAKRIYGRLEKVSRFLLILDDVWKPIDLDQLGIPDTNIHKASKIVLTSRFLEVCQSIKTDIDFRVDCLCEEEAWQLFCKNAGEVTRLDCVEPIAKEVSRECGGLPLAIITVGMAMRGKKMVELWEHAFEELKSSVPYVKSIEEKIYQPLKLSYDLLEPNMKSCFLFCALFPEDYSIEVAELVRYWIAEGFIDETQNHGYLMNQGITLAENLKDSCLLEEGAHGDTVKMHDVVRDFAIWVMSSSRDGSHSLVMSGIGLCEFPHEKFVPSIRRVSLMNNKLTRLPNQVVECVELSALLLHGNFHLEELPVGFLISFPALRILNLSGTRIKSLPHSLSELHELRSLILKDCYYLEEVPSLESLAKIQVLDLCATPIKETPKGLETLKSLRLLDLSRTHHLESIPAGTIPQLSSLEVLDMTLSHFHWGVQGQTQEGQATLEEIACLQRLSILSIRVVCVPPLSPEYNSWIERLKKFQLFIGPTANSLPSRHDKRRVTISSLNVSEAFIGWLLTKTTSLVMNHCWGLNEMLENLVIDSTSSFNMLRSLTVEGFGGSIRPAGGCVAQLDLIPNLEELHLRRVNLGTIRELVGHLGLRFETLKHLEVSRCSRLKCLLSLGNFICFLPNLQEIHVSFCERLQELFDYSPGEVPTSASVVPALRVIKLRNLPQLKSLCSQKVSWGCLEHVEVIRCNLLKNLPISSNNAHRVREVRGETHWWNNLTWDVNNTRETLQTRFIPADGIKLTDSVGITCYQRTFKTKTRATRCPQRLESRAFFVPGIGQYQATCRPNITVQLVDFTIVYAGHILVATNKYVLMVFIICDCCWR